CACCGATGTAACTCACCTGATTGGGATTGCGGGCCGTGCCAACGTTGTAGACGACTTTATTCGCTTTTTGAATGGAATAGGTGAAAGCGCTGTCCCCGGAGGGTCTCATTCCCAATTCATTGATGGAACTGGCAAAAGTATTCTTTTCCAGATAGAAAGCCTGCTGCGCCCGGTTCATGGCACCGACAACGCTTTGGCCCTGGGGCATGGGAGGCATGCAGGCGAAGGCAATGGGCGTGAAGGCAGATAATGCACTGACCATACAAAGGGCGATCGTGGCCTGAGTTGAGGCTGAACTTAAGAGCTTTGGCTTTTGGATTGACCGGCGCGA
The DNA window shown above is from Leptolyngbya sp. 'hensonii' and carries:
- a CDS encoding type IV pilin-like G/H family protein codes for the protein MSRRSIQKPKLLSSASTQATIALCMVSALSAFTPIAFACMPPMPQGQSVVGAMNRAQQAFYLEKNTFASSINELGMRPSGDSAFTYSIQKANKVVYNVGTARNPNQVSYIGAVFEVAATDLDKKAVKGETKTLAILCRGNSPGAIRSLPSYKDGSAVCGVGTQQVYRNR